Part of the Pelorhabdus rhamnosifermentans genome, GGGTTGTTCTTTGGCTACAGATACGAAAAAGTTCCGAGGCACGATGTTGAAGAATATGGTTAAGAAGTATCAGGCTGATGCTGTAATTATTTGTATGATGAAATTCTGTGATCCAGAAGAATGGGATTATCCGGTATATTACAGACAGTTTCAGGAAGCTGGAATTAAGAGTTTACTGCTTGAAATAGAGCAGCAGGCAGTTACTTTTGAGCAGGCTAAAACTAGAGTGCAGAGTTTTATAGAAATGCTGTAGGACTTTGATAAGCCTACGAAAAAAATCGTTATATAAAAATTGGAGGAGAAATTCATGGATTTTATTTATAGTACAGAACAGGAAGATATTCGCAAAACAGTGAGGGCATTTGCCGAAAAAGCATTGTTACCGACGGTTGCTGAAAGAGATGAAAAGGAACTTTTTTCACGGGAAATTTATAATGAAATGGGTAAAATGGGCTTAATGGGAATTCCCTATCCTGAAGAATACGGCGGTATCGGTAGTGACTTTGTAAGTTATGCCATTGCGTGTGAAGAAATTTCACGTGTTGATGCTTCCACAGGTATTGGAATGTCGGTGCATACTTCTTTGTGCTCTTGGCCGATTTTTAAGTATGGTACAGAAGAGCAGAAACAAAAATATTTAAAACCATTGGCTGAAGGAACGAAATTAGGTGCCTTTGGCTTGACTGAACCAAATGCAGGTACGGATGTGAGCGGCGGTACAGCTACGGCAGTAAAAGATGGTGACCATTATATTCTCAATGGGACTAAAATATTCAATACAAACGGCGGCGAAGCGGAAATTGAAGTTGTTTTTGCTATTACTGACAAGGCTGCTGGTCCTAAGGGAATGAGCGCCTTTATTGTTGAAAAAGGTACTCCAGGGTTGAGCTT contains:
- a CDS encoding acyl-CoA dehydrogenase; its protein translation is MDFIYSTEQEDIRKTVRAFAEKALLPTVAERDEKELFSREIYNEMGKMGLMGIPYPEEYGGIGSDFVSYAIACEEISRVDASTGIGMSVHTSLCSWPIFKYGTEEQKQKYLKPLAEGTKLGAFGLTEPNAGTDVSGGTATAVKDGDHYILNGTKIFNTNGGEAEIEVVFAITDKAAGPKGMSAFIVEKGTPGLSFGKKEIKMGIRASVQREVILTNCRVPACNLLGKEGQGFKIAMSTLDGGRIGVSSQALGIAQGALEAAIKYSKERTQFGKPICKQQAIGFMLADMAAKVEGARLLVYRAAYHISHDLPYSKEAAMAKLVASDTAMSVTTDAVQIYGGYGFTREYPVERMMRDAKITQIYEGTNQVQRMVISGSILR